The Anoxybacillus amylolyticus DNA segment CATATATGCTTCCCACGGATCAAACGATGGCGTAATCGGTTTTAATGTCATCTCAGTCATACGCGTCTCCTTCATTATCGAAAATTTAACCATGTCCATTATAGTCCATTGTCATTTTTTCAACAATCGGGTACGATGGAAAGGAAGGGAGAGAAAAGACTTGGGTAACGCAGTACATGAAAAAGATCTACAACTAAAATATTTAAAAGAGCGGTTAAATATGCTGTTGCATATGCTTGATTCTCTTGATCCGGAATCGGCTGACGTCGAAGACATTGACCGTCTCATTGAGGTCATCGATTCGCTTGAGATGAAGTACGAGCAATTTAAGAAAACGTGGTGAAAAGCTGGAGCATCCAGCTTTTTTCTTTTTTTGGACACCATCCGTTTTCATTGATTGGCAAAAAGCAGTATAATAAAGGGGAAGATGATGGACAAAGGGGAAGGGGCGTTACGCATGGAAAAATTCCAAGAAAGTATGTACCAGCTTATTGTTGAAACATCCACCAAATTGCCGAAAGATGTGCGGCGGGCGATTGCGAAAGCAAAGTTGCGCGAAAACGCAGGCACAAGAGCAGCGATGGCATTAACGACGATTGCCGAGAACATTCAAATGGCAGACGAAAATGTTTCGCCGATTTGCCAAGATACGGGAATGCCAACGTTTAAAATTAAAGTCCCAGTTGGTGTGAACCAACTGAAAATGAAAGAGGCGATCCATCGAGCGATCGCCCAGGCGACGAAAGACGGCAAACTTCGTCCAAACTCGGTAGACTCGCTTACTGGTGAAAATAGCGAAAACAATTTAGGTGATGGGGTACCAGTCATTAAGTTTGAACAATGGGAGAAAGATTATATTGATGTTCGCTTAATTTTAAAAGGTGGCGGCTGTGAAAATAAAAATATTCAATACAGCCTCCCGTGTGAGTTAGAAGGACTTGGTCGTGCCGGTCGAGATTTGGACGGGATTCGCAAATGCATTTTGCACGCCGTCTTTCAAGCACAAGGGCAAGGATGTAGTGCAGGCTTTATTGGCGTCGGCATCGGCGGTGACCGCTCCTCTGGCTATGAATTGGCGAAAGAACAACTGTTCCGTTCGGTCGATGACGTGAACCCGAACGAAGAGCTTCGCAAGCTCGAAGACTATATTATGGAAAACGCTAACAAGCTTGGCATTGGAACGATGGGCTTTGGCGGAGAAACGACACTTTTAGGCTGTAAAATTGGTGTCATGCACCGCCTGCCAGCGAGCTTTTTCGTTTCTGTTGCCTACAACTGCTGGGCATTCCGTCGGCTAGGAGTAAAAGTGAACCCAGAAACAGGAGAAATTCAAGAATGGCTTTACCAAGAGGGAGAAAACATCGATTTTGCAAAAGAGCTAGAAAAATCAGCGCAGTCCGTTCCGGCAGAAGGGCGCGAAATCGTTCTAGAAGCACCGCTAACGGAAGAACAAGTGCGGAAATTGAAAGTCGGCGATGTTGTCCGCATTAATGGTATGATGTATACAGGTCGCGACGCGATTCATAAACATTTAATGGATCATGACGCACCGATTGACTTAAATGGACAAATCATTTATCACTGTGGACCGGTTATGTTAAAAGACGGAAACGGCAACTGGCATGTCAAAGCAGCCGGGCCAACGACAAGCATTCGCGAGGAGCCTTACCAAGGCGAGATTATGAAAAAATTCGGCATTCGTGCGGTGATTGGTAAAGGCGGCATGGGCGCAAAAACGCTTGCGGCACTAAAAGAGCATGGTGGCGTGTACTTAAACGCGATCGGTGGTGCTGCGCAATATTATGCCGATTGCATTAAATCGGTCGAAGGCGTCGACTTTTTAGAGTTTGGCATTCCAGAAGCGATGTGGCATTTGCGTGTCGAAAACTTTACAGCCGTTGTGACGATGGACTCGCATGGCAACAGCCTTCACGAAGATGTGGAGAAATCATCGCTAGAAAAATTGGCGCAATTTAAAGAGCCGGTATTTAAGTAATAGCTGAACCCCGCAAACGGAGCTTTGCGGGGTTTTTTGTTAAAATTTGTCGGGAGTAAAATGGTGGAAATGGAAAACCCTATACGTAGTAGCTTTTTCAGAAGGGGGATTATGGTGAACGGTTATATGTTCTTATTGTTAGCGATTGTCGTTTCGTTTGCTCCGTCGTCTGTGTATGCGCTGTCGAATGAAGCGATTCATTGGGGGTTTTCCAAAAGTAAAAACCACGAACCGCCTTCTGCCGGGAAAGAGCGGGATGCGCTGCTTGCGAAATATGACGCGTTTTATTTAGGAAACTCGCGCGAAAAGGCGATTTATTTAACATTTGATAACGGCTATGAAAACGGCTATACGGAACAAATTTTAAACGTGTTAAAAGAAAAGCATGTGCCCGCCACCTTTTTTGTCACCGGCCATTATTTAGAAACGGCGCCTGAGTTAGTGAAGCGAATGGCGAACGAAGGGCACATTATCGGCAACCACTCTTGGTACCATCCAGACTTGACAACGGTAAGCGATGAGCGGTTGCACGCAGAACTTGAGGCAGTGCGGAAAAAAACGGAGGAGTTAACTGGGCAAAAAGGGATGATGTACCTTCGACCGCCAAGAGGCATTTTTAGCGAACGGACGCTTGCCATCGCTCGTGAGCTCGGCTATTACCACGTCTTTTGGTCGCTGGCGTTTGTCGATTGGCACGTTCATGATCAAAAAGGATGGTCATACGCTTACAACAACGTCATGAAACAAATTCATCCCGGTGCCATTATATTGTTGCATACAGTGTCTAAAGACAATGCCGATGCGCTCGCAAAAGTGATTGACGATTTGCGAAAACAAGGATATACATTTAAGCGTCTAGACGATGTGATGATCGAAAAAGTGGGACTTTCCCCGTTGCTATTTGCCCTTTGAGCTTGGTTCAAAGGGCTTTATTTCGTTATAATAGGAAGAAAAAAGGTAGGAATCGAGATGTGGCAACAACAAATCGAAGTGGAAGCTCCGTATGATTTTTCTCGTGTATTAGAGCGATTGGCGCAAGATCCGTTATCTGTAGTGGATGTCGAAAAACAGCAGCTAGTCGTGCCGCTTTATATAAACAATACTCCGGTTGCTGTTTTCGTGCGCAGTGTCGGGACGAAACAGGCGCCGGCTTTTCTTGTTGAGGCGCAGCATCCAGAATTAAAAGAAGCGGTATTGGCGCGCCTGTTTCGCATCTTGCACTGGGATCGGCCACTTTTAGCGATTCACGAACATTTTTTGCAAACGGAGTTGCGGGACATTTTTTGCGAACATGAAGGGACGCCGCTCGTTTTAGCACCGGATTTATACTTTTGTTTAATGAAATGCATTATTCACCAGCAGCTTCACATGAAAGTGGCATACAAAATGACCGAGCGGTTTGTGAAAGCGTTCGGGCAAGAAATCGATGGCGTATGGTTTTCTCCGCGCCCAGAACAAATTGCTCGCTTATCGTACGACGAACTGAAAATGTTGCAGTTTAGTCAAAAAAAGGCAGAATATATCATCGACATTTCGCGCCTTATTGTAGAAGGAAAGTTGCGTTTAGAAGAGATGCAGTCGCTTTCTGATGAAGAAGTGGCGAAACAGCTTCTTTCTATACGCGGCATCGGTCCGTGGACAGTGCAAAACTTTTTATTGTTTGGTTTAGGTCGTCCAAATGTGTTTCCGAAAGGAGATGTTGGCTTGCAGCGGGCGATTGAACGATGGTTTCGGCTCGAACATCGTCCGACGGTAAAAGAAATGGATGAATTTCGACAAATGTGGGAACCGTATGCAAGCTACGCAACATTTTATTTATGGCGAAGTATTGAATAGGAGAGAGAACAATGTTACAGCAAGGACAACAATTTCCACTAACAATTAAACGGCTCGGCATTAACGGGGAAGGAGTCGGCTATTTTAAAAAACAAGTGGTGTTCGTTCCAGGGGCGCTTCCGGGGGAAGAAGTCGTTGTCGAAGCGACTCACATTTACCCAAAATATGCGGAAGCGAAAATCGTCCGTATGCGTCGGCCGTCCCCACATCGCGTCAAGCCGCGCTGCCCTGTTTACGAACAGTGTGGAGGCTGCCAGCTTCAGCATCTCGATTATCAAGCTCAATTAGAAGCAAAGCGCGATATTGTCATTCAAGCGTTAGAGCGCCATTGCCGCTTGCCGCTTGCGGCGATCGACATTCGGCCGACGATTGGAATGGACGATCCGTGGCATTATCGCAACAAAAGCCAATTTCAAACAGGAGTGAAAAAAGGACGTGTCATCGCCGGACTTTACAGTATGAACTCCCATGAACTGATTGACATTGACCGTTGCTTTATCCAACATGATGCCACAAACCGCGTCACAACCGTCGTGAAAACGATTTTGCAAGATTTGCGCATCCCGATTTACCACGAGCGAAAGAAAACAGGCGTTGTACGAACAATTGTTGCCCGCGTTGGATTTTATACAGGCGATGTGCAACTTGTCATTGTGACGGCGACGAAAGAATTGCCGCGCCAAGAGCTGTTTGTAGCGGAAGTGAAACGTCGGTTGCCAGAGGTAAAATCCATCGCCCAAAACATTAACGGGCAAAAAACGTCGCTTATTTTTGGCGAAGAAACGATCATATTAGCAGGCGAACCGTACATTCAAGAAGTGCTTGGCGAGTTGTCATTTGAACTATCCGCCCGCGCCTTTTTCCAGCTCAATCCGATCCAGACGGTCAAACTGTACGATGAAGTGAAAAAAGCGGCAGCGCTTACCGGACAGGAGCGCGTCGTCGATGCGTATTGCGGCGTTGGAACGATCGGGCTTTGGCTTGTGCGCGAGGCGAAAGAAGTGCGCGGGATGGATACGATCCTTGAAGCGATTGATGATGCGCGCCAAAATGCTGAGCGTCACGGCTTCACAAACGTCACCTACGCGGTCGGAAAAGCGGAAGTGCTGTTGCCAAAATGGGTGAAAGAAGGCTGGAAACCGGATGTCATCGTCGTCGACCCACCGCGAACGGGTTGCGACAACGCCTTGTTAAAAACGATTTTACAAGTGAAATCAAAAACGGTCGTGTACGTTTCCTGTAACCCATCCAGTCTCGCCCGCGACATCGACACACTTTCGAAACAATACCGTGTCGAATACATTCAACCGTTTGACCTTTTCCCACATACCGCGCATGTCGAGAGTGTGGCGAAGTTGGTGAGGAGGGGGTAAAGAAAATGAATGAGTTGTTGCATTGCATTGAAAAATATCTCAACGGTAAATTATCGGCGGAACAATTTTCTTATGAATTTCCTTCCATATACCTATTTTATGTTTATGAGGGGAACATTGATGAGCAGTATGTCGATGCACTTGATGATATTTCTGAAGCTTGTGGTTGGTACGAACCGAATCCACTGCATAGGCAAGATGACGATGGCTACATTGGGGAGGAAGAACTAAGAAAAATTGTTTTGGAGAAGTATAAATTGTTAAAAAGCACATAACCGAACATGGTTACGTGCTTTTTAAATGGAGTGAATTTGTTTAATCTCATCTTCTCCAACAGCAATCATATTTCCTCCATCTGGAGTAAATATTATTTCATCATAATCGAAATCTGTATCTTCTTGATCAATATAGTCATGAACAAACCCTTCTAACACTGTTCCATCGTTAAACACAATTTGCACTCTTTTTTGAACGTATTTCCATAACCCCATAAAAACCTCCTGTATTGCAAAACATGCTTTTCTTGAAATTTAATCATTTTTCCGACATTTATACGTAATTTCAACAATTTCATCGGTTGTGACATAAAACATATCATCAAAGTCATCTGCGCGTTGGCAAAAATATTTTGGTTCAGTCGGAAATACTTCTAAAACAGTAGCTTCTGTTCCGTCTTTTAGCCGTATGACATCCAATTCTTCCACAATCATTTGTCTCTCCCTCGCTTTTCGTTAAGAATTGTAATCGATTTTATTTCTGTTTCCAGTACGCCAAAAACATAGCCTTTTCCTTTTGTTTCTTTGTTTGTAATTATTAAGCTATCTATTCCATCCTCACTATCCTCTCCGTCGCAGTAATCGCGAACAAACCCTTCTAGCACATCTCCGTCTTTATATACAATTCGTACGTTTTTCCCAACATATTCCCATAATTTCATGCCAGCCCTCCTTTATCTTTCTTGCATTAAATTTAAAACAGCTTTAATTGCTCTGAATTGTGCATCAGTTCATGAAGATTAGCGACAGCCGATTCACTTCCGACATTTACCATTGTTTTGATATCATCCACATCTTTAATCGTATAAAATTGTTTAGCAGGGATAAAGTATACTAATACTTTTTTGTTTAATTTGGTAAGATTGATGATGTTATTCAATGTTCCTTTACTTTGTCCGTTCCAAATCATAAAACCGTAGTCTGCATTTTTTGCCATCTCTATATCTTTGGCTGCGTAATAATCAAATCCTTTTTTGTGTGGTTCAACCTCCACCTTTTCTACTTCCCATTGCCCAATATTATTTCTTGCCTTTCCATTTGTTGCATAAACTTTAACATTTCGATAATTCAACGAATGTAAAAACTTTTGAACTTGTTTATCTACTCCATTCGCATCCCCGACCAAAACAGTGAAATTGTTGTTTATAATGTTGAACAACCTTTCTTTTACTTGTTTATTCAAAATGGAGACTGCTCGCGGACCAGCGACAAATACCTTCATTTCAATTCACCTTCTTGTTTTTGTTATTGTAAGGACGTATACATTTTTAACATTCTCATCTGTTTTTAACACTCTCACAGTTTCATGCAATGTTGCCCCACTTGAGTATAAGTCGTCTACAACTAATATATTGACCAATTTTAAAAATCTTTTTTTTCGCACAATCGAACCTGATATTTCTGATTTATCAAATTTATTTAGATTTTTTGCTTGTGCAGTATTTGTTTTTTCTAATATGTCATTATATGAAGGTACACGTAAATAGTCTGCAATCTGTTTACTTAGTTCAAAAACAGGTTGAAATGTTCTGTTACGATTAGATGGAGGAACAGGGAGGACTACATCTACTTCCTTTACGGCATCCCAACGGGAAATAAATTGTGTGATCAGGCTCATTATTTCTGCTAACTTCTCCCTATCTTGATTATACTTAAATTGATACAATAACTCACCTAAATAACTTCTAGTTGTTTGAAAACGATTGTGTCCCCATTCATCAATACCGATGAACTCGCTCGCAATTGAATGATAATCTAAGGCATATCCTTCTTTCCAAATACCAATCAATCGAATAGGGTTGATTTTGTGCAACAAGGTTCCCTCCCACTTTCTCGCTTTGCATATTTCTTCGACAATAGCTATCAAATTCCTTGTATATTATTGTAAAAATATGCAAAATAAAATCGGAATTTTGCCTAGCGCTGTGGAAAAGCGCAAAAATCCAATGGGGTAATCATTTATTTTATGAAAAATGATCACTTTTTGTTTTACACATCGCATGAACAAGTTATAATTAGATTTGGAAATAAAAAGGAGGTATACGATGCTTACAGGTGAATTACGCAATAAAGTCGATAAAATATGGGAAACGTTTTGGACGGGAGGGATTACTAATCCGCTAACCGTCATTGAACAGTTTACCTATTTGTTGTTTATTAAAGGTCTTGATGAAGCAGAAACGTATCGTGAACAAGAAGCTGTTTTATTAGGAATTGATTTTGAACGAATGTTTCCAGAAGATAAACAACATCTTCGTTGGAGCAAATTTAAAAACTTAGAAGCGTCGCAAATGTACGACATTGTATCAAACGAAGTGTTCCCGTTTATTAAAAGTTTGCATGGCAATAAAAATTCAGCATACGCCAAATATATGAGCGATGCGATTTTTATGATTCCAACTCCGCAAATGCTTTCCAAAATCGTCGATGGCATTGATAACATTCCAATGAAAGACCGCGATACGAAAGGGGATTTATACGAATATTTGCTGTCAAAAATTGCGACAGCGGGAACGAACGGTCAATTTCGTACGCCACGTCATATTATTAACATGATGGTCGAACTCATGAAACCAACACCGGAAGATATTATCGTCGATCCGGCGGCCGGTTCTGCAGGTTTCTTAGTAGCGGCAGGAGAATATTTGCGTAAACATCGCAACGACTTATTTCTCGTACAAGGCTTAAAGGAACATTTTAATAATCATATGTTCCACGGATTTGATATGGACCGTACAATGTTGCGTATCGGGGCAATGAACATGATGCTGCATGGTATTGAAAACCCGAATATTGAG contains these protein-coding regions:
- a CDS encoding fumarate hydratase; protein product: MEKFQESMYQLIVETSTKLPKDVRRAIAKAKLRENAGTRAAMALTTIAENIQMADENVSPICQDTGMPTFKIKVPVGVNQLKMKEAIHRAIAQATKDGKLRPNSVDSLTGENSENNLGDGVPVIKFEQWEKDYIDVRLILKGGGCENKNIQYSLPCELEGLGRAGRDLDGIRKCILHAVFQAQGQGCSAGFIGVGIGGDRSSGYELAKEQLFRSVDDVNPNEELRKLEDYIMENANKLGIGTMGFGGETTLLGCKIGVMHRLPASFFVSVAYNCWAFRRLGVKVNPETGEIQEWLYQEGENIDFAKELEKSAQSVPAEGREIVLEAPLTEEQVRKLKVGDVVRINGMMYTGRDAIHKHLMDHDAPIDLNGQIIYHCGPVMLKDGNGNWHVKAAGPTTSIREEPYQGEIMKKFGIRAVIGKGGMGAKTLAALKEHGGVYLNAIGGAAQYYADCIKSVEGVDFLEFGIPEAMWHLRVENFTAVVTMDSHGNSLHEDVEKSSLEKLAQFKEPVFK
- a CDS encoding SE1561 family protein, encoding MGNAVHEKDLQLKYLKERLNMLLHMLDSLDPESADVEDIDRLIEVIDSLEMKYEQFKKTW
- the rlmD gene encoding 23S rRNA (uracil(1939)-C(5))-methyltransferase RlmD: MLQQGQQFPLTIKRLGINGEGVGYFKKQVVFVPGALPGEEVVVEATHIYPKYAEAKIVRMRRPSPHRVKPRCPVYEQCGGCQLQHLDYQAQLEAKRDIVIQALERHCRLPLAAIDIRPTIGMDDPWHYRNKSQFQTGVKKGRVIAGLYSMNSHELIDIDRCFIQHDATNRVTTVVKTILQDLRIPIYHERKKTGVVRTIVARVGFYTGDVQLVIVTATKELPRQELFVAEVKRRLPEVKSIAQNINGQKTSLIFGEETIILAGEPYIQEVLGELSFELSARAFFQLNPIQTVKLYDEVKKAAALTGQERVVDAYCGVGTIGLWLVREAKEVRGMDTILEAIDDARQNAERHGFTNVTYAVGKAEVLLPKWVKEGWKPDVIVVDPPRTGCDNALLKTILQVKSKTVVYVSCNPSSLARDIDTLSKQYRVEYIQPFDLFPHTAHVESVAKLVRRG
- a CDS encoding DNA-3-methyladenine glycosylase family protein, yielding MWQQQIEVEAPYDFSRVLERLAQDPLSVVDVEKQQLVVPLYINNTPVAVFVRSVGTKQAPAFLVEAQHPELKEAVLARLFRILHWDRPLLAIHEHFLQTELRDIFCEHEGTPLVLAPDLYFCLMKCIIHQQLHMKVAYKMTERFVKAFGQEIDGVWFSPRPEQIARLSYDELKMLQFSQKKAEYIIDISRLIVEGKLRLEEMQSLSDEEVAKQLLSIRGIGPWTVQNFLLFGLGRPNVFPKGDVGLQRAIERWFRLEHRPTVKEMDEFRQMWEPYASYATFYLWRSIE
- the pdaA gene encoding delta-lactam-biosynthetic de-N-acetylase, which codes for MFLLLAIVVSFAPSSVYALSNEAIHWGFSKSKNHEPPSAGKERDALLAKYDAFYLGNSREKAIYLTFDNGYENGYTEQILNVLKEKHVPATFFVTGHYLETAPELVKRMANEGHIIGNHSWYHPDLTTVSDERLHAELEAVRKKTEELTGQKGMMYLRPPRGIFSERTLAIARELGYYHVFWSLAFVDWHVHDQKGWSYAYNNVMKQIHPGAIILLHTVSKDNADALAKVIDDLRKQGYTFKRLDDVMIEKVGLSPLLFAL
- a CDS encoding ComF family protein, encoding MHKINPIRLIGIWKEGYALDYHSIASEFIGIDEWGHNRFQTTRSYLGELLYQFKYNQDREKLAEIMSLITQFISRWDAVKEVDVVLPVPPSNRNRTFQPVFELSKQIADYLRVPSYNDILEKTNTAQAKNLNKFDKSEISGSIVRKKRFLKLVNILVVDDLYSSGATLHETVRVLKTDENVKNVYVLTITKTRR
- a CDS encoding type I restriction-modification system subunit M, coding for MLTGELRNKVDKIWETFWTGGITNPLTVIEQFTYLLFIKGLDEAETYREQEAVLLGIDFERMFPEDKQHLRWSKFKNLEASQMYDIVSNEVFPFIKSLHGNKNSAYAKYMSDAIFMIPTPQMLSKIVDGIDNIPMKDRDTKGDLYEYLLSKIATAGTNGQFRTPRHIINMMVELMKPTPEDIIVDPAAGSAGFLVAAGEYLRKHRNDLFLVQGLKEHFNNHMFHGFDMDRTMLRIGAMNMMLHGIENPNIEYRDSLSEQNKDKDKYTLVLANPPFKGSLDYDAVSNDLLKVVKTKKTELLFLALFLRILKTGGRCACIVPDGVLFGSSTAHKAIRKEIVENHKLEAIISMPSGVFKPYAGVSTAIMIFTKTGVGGTDNVWFYDMKADDYSLDDKRNPVEENDIPDIIERFHNREAEKERKRTEQSFFVPVEEIRENDYDLSINKYKEIEYEEVEYEPPTVILERVEMLEKDIVQGLKELKEMIRG